The genome window TGCCGCACGTTCTGCCCTGTCGAAACGCTTCGCGTTTCTGTGCGGGCGCACATCCTGCCCTAACTTTGTTATGCTTAAAATGCGAGTATATCTCTTTCCATTTTCTGACATTTTTACTGATTTTTGCCTGCCGCTAAGTAACCGGTGACAACCGCAAAAAAGTTGAATTCAGTATAATCGTTTTGCCGCAAAAAAGCAAGAAAAATCCATTTTCCGGCTTAGCGGCTGCCGGCAGCAAGCTTTTAACGCTTTAATTGCGCTCAAAACCGTTACTGTTCAGGCAAACTCCTCGTAATTCGTCGAATGATAAATAAAAAAGGAGAAAAGTTTTTCCCAAACAGCCGCTAAACCTTGACTGCCGGTATTTTTCCTTTTCTCCTATCCATTATTTCCCCAAAAAACCTAATTTTTTACTTCTTATACCCGAAGTCCGGAATATTCGTCCAGCGCTCTCTTAAATAATGCGCGGCCAATTTGGGTTTGCGGTCTCTGGTAAAGACGCCCTTTTTATTGCCCTGTACCCGGAGCAGTCCCTGACTGGTAGCAAAATCGGCAAAGTTCCAAACCTGCTCGCCGACAAAGTTTTCCAGCTCATCCACCACCCGGTGATTGATCTTGTAATATTCCACCTGATATTCCTCGGTAAACATCACCTCGGTCGTATCATGCAGTCCCATGACCGTATCGGCACCGTATTCCGTATACATAAAGGGCTTGCCCTGCTTATTCCAAAAGCTCAGTTCCTCGCGGCAAAGCTGCTCCGCAGCCGCCAAATCGCCCCCGGCCGCATACCAGCCGTAATACCGATTCAGACAAAAAACGTCACTTAAGCGCAAGGTGCAGTCTTCCTGATAATTGGCCATCTGCACGCTGACGATGGTACACGGCCGTTTTTGCGGGTCTTTTTCGCGAGCTAGGTCATACAATGGCTTAAAATACTCATACGCTCCTTTGCCGCCCGAATCGGCTTCATTGGCAATGCTCCACATCACGACACAGGCATAGTTCTTGTCCCGGGCAATCATATCCCGAACCACCTCCTTGTGATGCTCCTGTGTCCGGATTCCGCCTTCTGCAATCGGGTCAAAAGTCAATACCTTCTTTCCGTCCTTAAACGCCGCGCCGCCGCCAAAGCCCAGATGCACACCAACCGCCGGTGTTTCATCAATCACTACAATGCCTTCCTCATCACACAGCCGCATCATTTCCTCACTGTACGGATAATGACTGGTCCGGAAACTATTGGCCCCCTGCCATTTAATCAGGCTGATATCTTTGCTGTTCATCGGCAGGTTCAGGCCCCGGCCGGCCGGGAAAGTGTCTTCATGTTTGCCATAGCCCTTAAAGTAAAAGGGCTGTCCGTTAATCAAGAACTTTCCGCCCCGGACTTCCACCGTCCGAACCCCATACGGCAAAACATACTGATCCGCGCCGTAAGAAACCGTTACTTCATAAAGATACGGCTTTAACGGCTGCCACAACTGGGGCTCCTGAATCGTTAAGGTTCCCTGTAATCCTTTTGCCTGCGCCACCAGTTCACCCTGCCGGGTGCGGACTTCGACCGCTGCTTCAGCTGCGCCTTCGACCTCAACCGCATAATCAATCAGCGCCTGTCCGTCCGCCAGCCGGCTGACTAAAGCAACATCTTTAATATATGCATCTTTCGGCGTGGTATAGAGCTTAACCGGACGGGTAATACCGCAATAATTAAAGAAGTCAAAGTTAGGATTATTCCTCTTCTTTGACGGCGTATAGGGGAAAAAGCCGGTCGATAAGATATTGCCCGTTCCCTCACTGCCTACCGGTAAAGTGGAATGGTCAATCCGATTGTCCACCGCCACCGTCAAAAGATTGCCGCCGGCTTTTAACAGTGACCCGACCTCCACTTCAAAGGGCAGAAAGCCGCCCTTATGCTCGCAAATCAGCTCGCCGTTTAAATAAACCTTAGCAATATGCGTCACCGCATCCAGCCGCAGCATCACTCTTTGCTCCAGCAAATACGCGGGCACATGCAGCGGTCTTTGATAAAAGACCCAACCATAATGATCCCGAAAATCCACACCTTCCTTAATATCATTATAAGAAGCCGGAACCGGCATAGTGAGAGCATCCGTTAAAGGCTTTTCCTGCCATTTTTCGGCAAAGCCATTGCCATTATCCAGCTTAAAGCTCCATAAACCGCTTAAATCAATCAATCCTCGTCCTTCTGTTAATACCGGATATAACATTGCTACCTCCTTTTTTATCTCATAACTATTTGCTGCTGATGGTCCGAAATTGCTCCGCTAACACCTCGGCAATCCAGCCGGCAGCATTTATAATCTGTTTCTTTCTCCCCAAAATACCTGCTCATTCCTATCCTGAACACTCCTGTCACTGCATTTCTATATTTCCCCGGGCGTCGGCTGCTTTAGGCAGCGCAATCATCAAATCAATCAAAGTCATCGCCAAGGGGATTCCCGTCCAGCAAAAGAGCAAATACAAAGCGCCGGTGATGTAATGCCTGGCATAAAACCGATGTGCTCCGCAAAGCCAACCGCAAGTTAAGGCCAAACGAATATATTTGCGGCGGTTGACTATTGCTTTCTTTTTTTCCTTATAATCTGCAATCGCATCACCCACCCGCGTAAAAAGACTGGGTTTAAGAGTCCCCTGCTGCTTTTTCAGTGCAACCAATTCTTCTTCCAGCTCCAGCCACTGTCTGGCATCAATTTCCGTCTGCTTTTCGTTTTTCATCGTCTGCCCTTTCGTTTTCTTTTTCGGCCTGCGGCTATCCGCAGTTTTCCCTCATTTACGGCTGTCGCCGCTTCTTATGCCTCCTGCATGGCTTTTTGCTTAATAGCCGCAATCTCGCTTTGAATTTCTTCCATTTTTTCCTTGGTCAAAGGATAATATTTCATCGCCACCACATTACACAGCAGACCGATAATTAACAAACCAAACATACTAAATACACCGACAAACTTGAGTCCATCCGTCAGCGGAGTATCAACGGTCGGAAGCTGCTCACTGAAGCCGACCATCGCACACAAAAGCCCAATAATCGTGGTGCCCAGCGAGGACACAATCTTATCCACCGAACTGAATAAAGTTCCCATTAAGCCCGGCACATAGCGGCCGCTCCGGTATACCTCATAATCGGCACAGTCGGCAGTCATCGGAATAACGATATTGCCCGATACTCCGGTAAAACCTTTTAAGCCCAAGTTTAAAACCATAAAAGCAATCGTAAAGAAAGTCCAGCCGGTAAAGTTTTCAGCACCCGGGAGCGATAACGTCGTCGGATTACCGGTATAAAATAAAACAATCAGCAGCACGCAGCAGGTCAAAGCGCCGTAAGTACCAAACAACATCGCTTTTCTCTGCCCGAGCCGGGTCGCAATGAATCCCACCCCAAAGAATAAAAAGAGCATAGTCGGAATGGTGGTATAGGCGGCAACCATACCGCTTAACTTATAATTTCCGCAAATAATGGCGTAAATAATAACACCGACCGTGGCGTTCGCCTGCGTAGTCAGCGCCAGTTTGTCGGTACTGGCCGACACCACCAGCATTTGAATTGCCCGGTTATGCTTTAAAACGTCCCAATAATCTTTGAAACCAACTTTAACCACTTTGCCGGTGCCGAAGTATTCACTCCGGTCTTTGGCTGCGATGGAAAAAATGGCGATAACCGTAAACACCGCGGAAATCGGAGCGGTGATCAACCAAAAAGTCATGAAAAACTGATCGTTAAATCCGCCGAACTTAGGCACCAAGACGCCGGAAATCAAAATCGGCAGCAAGGAAAATAAAATCGTATTATAAATTCCGTCAAAAATCGAAAACAGCGGCCGCTGCTTCGGATCATTGGTCATACAGGATTGAGCGGATTTAGTGACTACACATTGAAAAGTATAGCCAATGATATACACCATATAGACAATCACAAAAAAGATAAATCTTCCGCCCTCCGGCAGCCGATGGGTAACCGTAACCATAATCAGGCTGGTTGTTGCCAGAATCACATTACCAATCACGATAAACGGCCGGTTTTTACCAAATCTGCCATTGGTTTTATCCACCAAATAACCGATAAAGGGATCCGTCACGCCGTCCCATATCCGCATGGTGGTAATCAAGGTCGAAGCCAGTACCACTCCTACTCCGACATAGCCGGTTAAATAGTAAGCAATAAAGTTCATAAAAAATAAATACAGGTTGGTGGCGGTATTATTTAAGGCAAATCCGCCAATCTGCCATAGCTTCGCCCGGTGAATTCCGGCAGCTGCTGGTGTGCTCATCTTTTTTCCTCCTTTTTTGCTTCGGCTGGGCCGAAAGTAAGCAGTTCAACTTTCCCCCGTTAAAAATCCTGCTGCCTGCACGACCGCGCGGTCAGCCTGCCAAACAAGGAAAATTTGAATGAATAAATGACTCAACTTTTTTACTATACCTATTTTTTACTATTTATTCCAGTACTATTTTTATTGATAATCGCACTTTTTTGTGATATGATAATTTTAGTATAAAATTTATACTGATTTTTAATAAAATTATACTGATTTTTCATTTATAACTCAACTTTTCCATGTTCTGCAAAACTAGAACAGCCTTTTTAGGCAAATTGCGATACCGTCAGCCGAGCATAGAGTCCATGCAGAACGCCCGTCCCGGCAAAAGTGCGCAGCACTTCAATCAGGGGAAAGTTGAGTGTATAAGCTTAGCTTTCCCCCACTTATGAAAAAGACAGATAAGAATATCCATACACCTATACGCAAAAAGAAAAGTTTGTAACCTGATTTTTATTGGCTACAAACTTATTATACGAGGAGATATGCAAAATGCAGGTTGATATTTTGGAACTGATGAAAACACTCTTTCCGGCGCAGGGTGCACAGGTGCTCTTAGTCAGCGAACTGCCGGAGCTATCCGGCCGGATTGATTATAATCTGCGGCAGCAGCTGTTTCGAAACTTTGATTATTCCGCTTATTTAAAACAATTATCGGCTCAACTGGAAGCCGGCACGCTGCATCATATCGAAGATGATTTTCGCTTTTCTTATTCGATTTTGGCAATTCCCCAGACCGCTGAGGAATACGCCGGACAGTACCTCTTTATCGGACCGGTTCGGTTTCACAACATCACCAAAGGCGAGTTTCAAAAAGTAGCGGAAGAAAAACGGCTCCATCCTGACCTTTATCAAAAGCTGATTGACTTTTACAGCGGCCTGCCGGTTTGGTCGTCCTTTGATAATTGGAGCGCTGTTTTGGCCATTTTCAGTTCACTGCTGATGGGCGGTGCCAACTTCCATACCAAGAGCATTTTATATAATGATACTGATGCGAAGCAGGCGGTGGCCGAGCATATTTCTCCGGAACAAATTCAGCTTTCGCGAAGCACAATTGAAGCCCGTTACCAAGCCGAAGAGCTGCTGCTGCGGGCAGTGGCAGCCGGCAATGTAGAAAAGGCACTGACTGCCGTCAGTCAAATCAAGCAATATAAAATGCTGCCCCGTACCCCTGACCCGGTGCGCAATACCAAAAATACCACCCTGATTTTAAACACTCTTTTGCGCAAGGCCGTCCAGCAGTCCTGTGTTCATCCGATTTATATTGATGCGCTGTCCCGGGATCTGGCCGTTCAGATTGAGTCCGCCTCCAGCCTTAGCGCCCTGGATACTCTGCCGACCAATATGATCCGAAAATACTGCCTGCTGGTCCGGAATCATTCGCACGGCAAAAATTCGCCGATTATTTGCTTCTGCCTTGATTATATTGATTTCCACTATGTAGAAGCGCTCAGCCTGTCGGTGCTGGCTGAAAAATGCGGAGTCAGCGACAGCTACCTGTCCGCCCTGTTCCGCAAGGAAATGAATATGACCCTGACCGATTATATCCTGCAAACCCGAATAACTCACGCCATTTATCTGCTGAACACAACTCAGCTGCCGATCCAGACCATTGCCTCCCAATGCGGCTTTGAAGACGGCAATTACTTTACCCGCGTTTTTAAAAGAAAGCAGGGCCAGTCACCCCGGCAATACCGGAAAAGCATTAAGGCATAATCAGTGCAGCTGTCAAAATAGCGATGTTAAAAAAGACTCCGCTTGATAGGATATGTAAGCAAACTTACATATCCTATCAAGCGGAGCTATCTGCTGAGTTGAACGGTATGTCATAAAAACCGGCCGGTCAGGCTGTCCGGATTGTTCCGAATATCGGCCGGCGTTCCGGCCGCAACAATCCGGCCGCCGGCCTCACCCCCGCCGGGGCCGAGGTCAATCACATAATCGGCGCTTCTGATTACGTCCAAATCATGTTCAATCACAATCACCGTTGCCCCCAACCGGATAAGATTGGCAAATACCGCCAGCAATACTTTTACATCCTCTGGGTGCAAGCCAATCGTCGGCTCATCAAAGACAAATAACGAATCTTCCTGCCCTTTTCCCATCTCCGCAGCCAGCTTCAGCCGCTGCGCTTCTCCGCCGGAAAGCCCCGGCGTTTTTTCGCCCAGCGTAAGATAGCCAAGACCCAAATCATGTAAGACCTGAAGCTTTTGTCTCACCAATTTCAAATCCTCACAATCTTTAAGCACCTCATCTACGCTCATGCTCATCAAATCCGGCAGGCTGTAGCGCTTACCGCTCCCGAACTGCCGCCGAACTTTCCCGGCCAATTTCCCATAGCGAGAGCCTCGGCAATCCGGGCAAATCATTTCCACATCCGGCAGGAACTGGATATCAAGCGATATTTCCCCGGTACCGTCACAGGTCGGGCAGCGGAGCTGACCGGTATTATAGGAGAAATCTCCGGCTTTATACTTTTGGGCTTTCGCTTCCTCCGTTTTGGCGTATATCTTTCGAAGCTCATCATGAACCCCGGCATAGGTGGCAACGGTGGAACGAACGTTTATGCCGATGGGTGTAGCGTCAATCAGCTTAACCTGGTAAATCCCGGCCGGGTTAATCGTTTTAATATGAGGCGGCAGCTTCACACCGGCCGCTTTTGCTTCCAACGCCGGAATCAGACTTTCTAAAATCAAAGTGGTTTTGCCCGAACCCGATACACCCGTAACGACCGTCAACCTGCCTTTGGGAATATCCGCCTGCAAAGGTTTCACCGTATGGATACTTTCGGTCGATAGCTGAATTTTGCCAATGGAAAAGATATCCGTACCGGCAGTGCTGTTCCCTTCGCCCTGCCGGCCTGTCGCCCCTCTGTTGGAGGTGTTCTGCCGGTTTTTCTCAAACTCCCTTTCCCGGCTTAAGTATGGCCCGATGATAGACTGCGTATTCTCTTCTATTTCAGAAACCGAACCGGTCGCAATGACCGTACCGCCATCCGCTCCGGCTCCCTTGCCCATTTCCACAATATAATCGGCATGCGCTAGCACCTGCGTATCATGATCGACCAGCACAACCGAATTGCCGTCCGCCGTCAAATCGTCCATCACCTTGGTCAGCCCTTTTAAATTGTACGGATGCAGCCCGATTGACGGCTCATCCAGCACATACAGCACGCCGGTCGTTCGGTTTCGAACCGCCCTGGCCAGCTGCACTCTTTGCCGCTCACCGGTGGATAAAGTGGCAGCCGCCCGGTCTAAAGACAAATAACCCAAACCCAGCTCTATCAATCTATCTGCATTATCCATAAACGATTCGCAGATATTCTCGGCCATCAGCCGCATTTCCGCCGGCACAGTATTCGGCAAACCCTGCACCCACGGGATCAAATCATTTAAGGTCATCGCCGTGGCCTCATCCAGACCGATCCCGCGCAGCCTTGGCGCTCGGGAAGCCTCAGACAATCTGGTGCCATGACAATCCGGGCAGACCGCTTCGGTTAAAAACTTCTCAATTCGTTTCATCCCCGTATCGTCTTTTACTTTCGATAAGGCATTTTCAACCGTATATACCGCGCTGTAATAAGTAAAGTCCATCTCCGCAGCCTGACTGGTTTTAGGATTCACATATAAAATATGCTTTTTTTCCGCCGGCCCATGATAAACGATTTCCTTTTCGGCCGGTGTCAGGTCTTTAAACGGAATATTGGTGCGTACCCCCATTTCCCGGCAAACATCCTTCATCAGCGCCCACATTAAAGTTCCCCAGACCACGACCGCTCCCTCGTCAATCGTCAGTTCTTCATTCGGAACCAACTTGGACTCATCTACCTTTCTGACATAACCCGTACCGGCGCAGGCTGTGCAGCCGCCTCGGCTGTTGAACGCCAAGTCCTCGGCTCCCGGACCGTAAAACTTTTCCCCGCATTCCGGGCAGGTGATTTCCTGCATGGCGGCCACTGCAAAAGACGGTTTGACATAATGGCCATTGGGGCAGCGATGACTGGCCAGCCGGGAAAACATCAGGCGCAGACTATTGAGCAGTTCGGTCATCGTTCCGAAAGTGCTGCGAATTCCCGGAACTCCCGGCCTTTGATGGAGCGCCAATGCGGCCGGCACATACCGGACTTCCTCCACATCAGCTCGCTCCGCATGCGTCATCCGCCTTCGGGTGTAAGTGGACAGCGACTCCAAATATCTTCTTGAACCCTCCGCATATAAAACCCCTAAAGCCAGCGAGGATTTGCCTGAGCCTGATACCCCGGCGATACCGACAATCTGATTAAGCGGGATATCAATATCTATGTTTTTTAAATTATGAACCTTCGCACCGCGAACTTCCATGTTTGCCGGCGGCATTTTTTTATTTACTCCCATTTGATATCCTTTCTATCGCCCCTGACCCTGCCAGCCAAGGACCCGGCTTTTCATGCCTTTGATATCCAGCACACCATAGGCAAAGCCCTTTTTAATCAATTCCTCCGGCACATACTCATCATACTTTTCAAAAACCGGAACCTCGCCCGGATAAATCAGCTCCAACGGTTCAAAGTCCTTGGCCGCTTCCTCAGCCGTAATTTGATAAAATTCCGCCTCACTGACCTGCATGGTGAACTGTAAATAATAGGGCCTGGCCGGATTCATGCCCTTAAGTCCCAGTCTTTGGCCGCAACGCAGCTTTAAAAACCTTTCCAACGCCAAAAAAGCATAACTGCCCAGCCACGGAAAGAGAGCCCACATTTTTCCGCCCAGCGAAATCAGCGGCCGTCTTTCCATCTCCGATTTGGCAAATGTATTTCTGGCGTCTGCCAGCCGGTAAAGCGCGTGATTTAATAAATACGGGTACTGCTTTTCTTCCCGCAGAACTTGATGCATTCGCTCCAAAATCCGGGTGTGAATGTCACCGGCCACATCACCGAAATACGCCGGAATATTACCCTTTACCAGCGAACAGTACAACTCCCGGCGCTTATGGTCAACTTCCTCTACCACCCAAACCCGACCGGCAATAGCAATCTTATCACCTACCGGCGGAGGCATGACAATCGTTCCCAGTTCCTGCGAGCCAGCATGCACGGTATATTCTATATTTTCCTGAAACACCGCATAAAACTTATAATTATTGACAATTCTCTCGCCGCTTAGGCCGACAATCAGCCCGCCGTTTTCTGTCCGGCTGATATGGTCGATTTCCAGCAAATGCCGGAGCAGAACCCGGAAATCATCGGCCGTTATCCGGTTAAATACCGCCAGCGGTAAAATCCTGGAGGCCAGTTCACCCGGCGACATCTCACCGCCGGAAGCCAGAGTGCTCATCGTCTGATGATACAACAAAGAAAAGGGCAGCCGATCCGTCCGCGGCGGCTCAACAAAACGTTCCTCAATATAGAGCTGGATAATGGCAATTCCCTGAATCAGATACCACGGAATCATAGCCGGAAACATCGCCCGGGGCTCGGGATGGTCTTCCCGCATCACAAACCACATCTCAGACGGACTGCCGCGCCTGCCGGTTCTGCCCATTCTCTGCAAAAATCCGGAAACCGTAAACGGAGCATCAATTTGAAACGCCCGCTCCAGCCGGCCGACATCAATCCCCAGCTCCAGCGTAGCCGTTGCGCATACGCTCAGCACCGAGTCATCATCTTTCATTTCCTCTTCGGCGCTCTCCCGGTAAGATGCAGACAGATTGCCGTGATGGATCAAAAACCGGTCCGGCTCTCCATTGGCTTCGCAATACTGCCGCAAACGCTGGCAAACCGATTCGCATTCTTCCCGGGAATTGGTAAAGACTAAACATTTCCGGCCTTTGGTATGCTCAAAGATATATCCGATACCGGGGTCGGCTGCCTGCGGCGCTTGAGCAGAGGCCGCCTCTAACGGCGGTGCGTCTTCTCTCACGGCTTTGCCTTCGCCGGCTTGGGGCGGAGTATTAAAGAAATGCTCCATTGATAAGCGCCAAACCTCTTTCCCACCATCAAATCTGGGAATAACCGTTCCCCGGCTGCTGCCCGCCGCCAAAAACTTTCCGGCTTCCGCCGGATCGCCGATGGTGGCGGACAGACCGATTCTTCTGGGATTACAGGCCGCCAGCCGGCACAGCCTTTCAATCAGGCTAAAAGTTTGTCCGCCCCGGTCGCCCCGAAGCAGGGAATGAATCTCATCTATGATAATAAAGCGCAAATCTCCGAACAGCGAAGGAATCTCCATATACTTATTAATCATCAGGGATTCCAGCGACTCCGGCGTAATCTGCAAAATTCCGGCCGGTTTTTTCAGGAGCCGCCTTTTTTGCGATTGCGGCACATCGCCATGCCATCTTGTTACCGGGATGCCTTCTTCGGCGCACAGCTCATTTAACCGGCCAAATTGGTCATTGATTAAGGCTTTAAGCGGCGCAATATATAAAACTCCGACCGAAGCCGACGGATTTTCCGCCAATAGGCTTAAAACCGGAAAAAATGCCGCCTCAGTTTTGCCGGAAGCCGTCGAAGCCGTTAAAAGGACATTGTCATCCGTATGAAAAATGGCGTCACCGGCGGCATTCTGGACAGCCCGCAGCGCCTGCCAGCCGGAACGATAAATATAATCCTGAATAAAAGCAGCATACCTTTTAAAAACGTCCATTCCCTCTCCTTTAAGCTATTTTAATTTATATCCATAGTTTTAAGACATAACCCTAACAACCGACAGTTGTCCTCTCCTTTAAGCTATATTCGTTTACACCCTCAGTTTTAAGCTATCGGTTTAAATGGTAAACTCGGCATAGCTCCCCTCCGCCCGGTCCGATACGGCATCCGACTTAGCAAAAGTAAATTCATCCGAGGCCAATAACTCGCTAACTGACAGCCCCGGGTGCTGGTACAGCAAATCTAAAAGCTCAATAAAATCCCGGATCACTTCACGCGGTGTTATATTGATGTCCGCCCCGACCCTCTCAAACTCCAGTTTAACAAAAGCCGCCAACTCTTCGGTTGAAAGCGCTTGCGGATATTCATACAAATCCGCGTGAATGACCGCCAGCTTTTCACATAAAATCAACATTTCTTCCGCAGTCAGAGCTTCCAGCCGAATCACCGGCGCCAGTAAATCTCTGGCACCGGGCTGGGAAAAGCGCCCCTCAGCCAAGCGTGAACGCAATGCCTCGTAGCTGTAAAGCCCGCGCCGTTTATCTTCTATTGTCTGCGGTGTCGCCCCCATAATAATTCCGATATATTGGGCTTTTCCCTGCAAAGCATCATTATACATGGTCAGTATTTTTTCGTAATTATACTGCCGGGTAATGGAATTGGAAATTTTAAAAATATTAACCAACTCGTCAATCATGATAATCATGCCGGCATAGCCGGCCCGTCTGAAAAATACGGCAAACAGCTTTAAGTAATCATACCAGTCGTCATCACTGATGATGATATTAACTCCCAGCTCCTCTCTCGCCTCCCGCTTCAGGTGATATTCGCCGCGAAACCAGCGAATCACCCTCGCTTTCATTTCATCATCGCCATTAATATAGGCATGATAATACGTCGACAGAAGCCTGGCGAACTCAAAGCCATGTACCAGTTCGCTTAAAGAGGCGGTTACCTCATAAATTTTTTTATCAACCAAAGTCGTTAAGCCAGGATCGCCGGGAGTTAAACCGCTTTCCGCCGCCGCTCCTGTTTGCACGCCGCTGATCCAACGATCCAATATCAATGTCAGCGCTCCGCCTTCCGGTTTGGTTTTGGTGGAAAGGTTCCCCATCAACTCCCGGTAAGTGGCCAGTCCCTGGCCCTGCGTCCCCTGAAGCCGCCGTTCCGGCGAGAGGTCGGCATCGGCGACAATAAAGCCCCGATCCATGACATGATTGCGAATCGTTTGCAGCAGAAAACTTTTGCCCGAACCATACCGGCCAACCAGAAAGCGAAAGGCCGCCCCGCCCTCGGAAATAATATCAACATCCCGCAACAGCGCCTGAATTTCATTTTTCCGACCGACCGTAATATAGGGCAGCCCGATTCGAGGTACTACCCCGCCTTTTAAAGAATTGATAACGGTCTGAGCAATTCGCCTCGGCACTTTTTTGTTTATTTCACTCATAATTTTCCCCTTCCATTAGCCTGCGGACATCTTCCCGGTATTCGGAAACAAGTGTGATAGTTCCCGCCTCACACGCGGCCACCGTGTCGCCGACTTCCTCAAAAAAGGCTTCATTTAACCGGTCGGCAACCACCTCCGGCAGACTATGCCGCTCAGCCAGGAGCGCCTTGACCGGTTTATCTGCCAAAAGCAGGTTAAGCACCTGAAACTCGGTTTCATTCAAATTAAGCCTATCTGCCTTGGCCGCATTATCACTGTCCGCATTGCCGCTATCCGCGCTATCCGCGCTTTCCCCGCCTGCGGCCATTTCTCCCTTTAGAGCCTGCTTTTCCCCGAAATCAACCGTTTCTTGCTCTAAAGCCTGCCTTATCTCTTTGCCTGCAGACTCTTTGCCTTCGGTTTCTACCGCCAGCACTCGCTTTTCTTCCTCAGACAAAAGACTGTCCATGGTTTCCCGCGCATCCTGCCGGATTTGATCCAAATCAGCAAAGCGAATCAAGACCTTTGGTTTGGCCGCTTCGGCCTTATTTCTTTGATCTGCCTCAATTACCGCATTGATATAAGGCACCGCCCAGGCTTCCTCGCTTCTTTCCCGCAGAAAATAACCGGTCTTTAAATACTCCCGTAATTTTCTGTCCGCTGCCCGAATCAGTCCGGCAAACTTGGATTTATTAAAATGCAGCTGATGATATGCCTTTTCGTTCCACTCTCCGTCTTGAAAACTGTATTCCCGGCATGCGTTCAATGCGTAAACGATAGGTTCAGGGCTTTTCGTATCTAAAAAAACAGCATTAGCCAGCGGATACCAGCGGTAAGCGCGTAAGTCTCCAAAACATTCTTTAAATAAATTCCTCCCCCGCTCCTGATGCCGGGCTGATGCCACCCGCCAGACCTCGGCAAATAAAGAAGCACCTTCGCTTTCATGCTTTTTTATGACAACAGAGGCCGATAATTTATGACCGGACAAGATATCTAAGGCTTTAAAAGTTTCCTGCTCATTATGCGCCGCCGGAGCGCGCAGCACCGCCAAGGCTTCATCCTGCTCCAGCATTTCGGGATCGGCGCATTCTCTGGCTGTCTCCGGATGAATCCCGTTTAGTACTGCCAGTTCAAGCATCCAGCGCCGCAGGTTTTGGCGAATGCCCGAATCGCCGATACCCGAATCAATATAATTCGTTTCAAACTCTTTCATCCGGTGCAGACTGTCCTCGACCGAAGCCGTTCCGATTCCGTTGAGCAGCTCATATAAATAAATATAGGCC of Lachnospiraceae bacterium oral taxon 500 contains these proteins:
- a CDS encoding biotin carboxylase, with the protein product MSEINKKVPRRIAQTVINSLKGGVVPRIGLPYITVGRKNEIQALLRDVDIISEGGAAFRFLVGRYGSGKSFLLQTIRNHVMDRGFIVADADLSPERRLQGTQGQGLATYRELMGNLSTKTKPEGGALTLILDRWISGVQTGAAAESGLTPGDPGLTTLVDKKIYEVTASLSELVHGFEFARLLSTYYHAYINGDDEMKARVIRWFRGEYHLKREAREELGVNIIISDDDWYDYLKLFAVFFRRAGYAGMIIMIDELVNIFKISNSITRQYNYEKILTMYNDALQGKAQYIGIIMGATPQTIEDKRRGLYSYEALRSRLAEGRFSQPGARDLLAPVIRLEALTAEEMLILCEKLAVIHADLYEYPQALSTEELAAFVKLEFERVGADINITPREVIRDFIELLDLLYQHPGLSVSELLASDEFTFAKSDAVSDRAEGSYAEFTI
- a CDS encoding ATP-dependent helicase, yielding MDVFKRYAAFIQDYIYRSGWQALRAVQNAAGDAIFHTDDNVLLTASTASGKTEAAFFPVLSLLAENPSASVGVLYIAPLKALINDQFGRLNELCAEEGIPVTRWHGDVPQSQKRRLLKKPAGILQITPESLESLMINKYMEIPSLFGDLRFIIIDEIHSLLRGDRGGQTFSLIERLCRLAACNPRRIGLSATIGDPAEAGKFLAAGSSRGTVIPRFDGGKEVWRLSMEHFFNTPPQAGEGKAVREDAPPLEAASAQAPQAADPGIGYIFEHTKGRKCLVFTNSREECESVCQRLRQYCEANGEPDRFLIHHGNLSASYRESAEEEMKDDDSVLSVCATATLELGIDVGRLERAFQIDAPFTVSGFLQRMGRTGRRGSPSEMWFVMREDHPEPRAMFPAMIPWYLIQGIAIIQLYIEERFVEPPRTDRLPFSLLYHQTMSTLASGGEMSPGELASRILPLAVFNRITADDFRVLLRHLLEIDHISRTENGGLIVGLSGERIVNNYKFYAVFQENIEYTVHAGSQELGTIVMPPPVGDKIAIAGRVWVVEEVDHKRRELYCSLVKGNIPAYFGDVAGDIHTRILERMHQVLREEKQYPYLLNHALYRLADARNTFAKSEMERRPLISLGGKMWALFPWLGSYAFLALERFLKLRCGQRLGLKGMNPARPYYLQFTMQVSEAEFYQITAEEAAKDFEPLELIYPGEVPVFEKYDEYVPEELIKKGFAYGVLDIKGMKSRVLGWQGQGR